A window from Littorina saxatilis isolate snail1 linkage group LG9, US_GU_Lsax_2.0, whole genome shotgun sequence encodes these proteins:
- the LOC138975860 gene encoding polymerase delta-interacting protein 2-like, whose protein sequence is MATLVLRRIIGLFTPVTVRSTCVRCLSTRLAEVGILEPPRDQGKSYETGQLFLHKIFGYRGIVLFPWLARVYDRDVATKTEERSLDDQTTSVGKEVKGRNHLYYQVLIDARDCPHIRAQTEAVTFLGNQENSRALYAIPGLDYVAHEDLLPYTSAEQAPIQHELFDKFLMHDPESSPPFMARETLRAWQEKNHPWLQLSDVHRETTENIRVTVIPFYMGCREAQQTNVFWWRYCVRLENIGEETVQLRERHWRIFSLSGTLETVRGRGVVGQEPILNSEQPAFQYSSHVSLQAPSGHMWGTYKMERRDGTSFDCKIPPFSLESKSDDHNNSPHGFLGS, encoded by the exons ATGGCGACGCTCGTTCTTCGGCGGATTATCGGACTCTTTACTCCAGTCACCGTTCGGAGTACCTGTGTTCGATGCTTGTCTACAAG aCTCGCCGAAGTAGGAATACTTGAGCCACCTAGAGATCAGGGAAAGTCGTATGAAACAGGACAG TTGTTTCTTCACAAGATCTTTGGCTACAGAGGCATCGTGTTGTTCCCATGGTTGGCAAGGGTCTACGACAGGGATGTGGCCACCAAGACAGAGGAAAG GTCACTGGACGATCAGACAACATCAGTTGGAAAAGAAGTAAAGGGTCGGAACCACTTGTATTACCAAGTTCTTATAGATGCTCGCGATTGCCCACACATC AGAGcacagacagaggcagtcaCTTTCTTGGGCAATCAGGAAAACAGCAGAGCTTTGTATGCCATTCCTG GGCTGGACTATGTGGCGCATGAGGACTTGTTGCCGTACACCTCTGCAGAGCAGGCGCCTATTCAACATGAGCTCTTCGACAAATTCCTCATGCATGACCCTGAGTCCA GCCCTCCTTTTATGGCGAGGGAGACACTGAGAGCGTGGCAGGAGAAGAACCACCCCTGGTTACAATTGTCTGACGTCCACCGAGAAACAACGGAAAACATCCGCGTCACCGTCATTCCCTTCTATATGGGCTGCAGA GAAGCACAACAGACAAATGTGTTTTGG TGGCGGTACTGTGTTCGGCTTGAAAACATCGGAGAAGAAACAGTGCAGCTCCGCGAGCGTCACTGGAGAATTTTTAGTCTCTCCGGAACCCTGGAGACTGTAAGAGGCCGGGGTGTAGTAGGACAG GAGCCCATTTTGAACAGCGAGCAGCCGGCCTTCCAGTACAGCAGCCATGTTTCACTGCAGGCTCCTAGCGGACATATGTG GGGTACTTATAAAATGGAACGGCGAGACGGAACGAGCTTCGACTGCAAAATTCCACCTTTTTCTCTGGAGAGCAAGTCGGATGATCATAACAACAGCCCGCATGGCTTCTTGGGAAGCTAA
- the LOC138975862 gene encoding sulfotransferase 6B1-like has protein sequence MTEEKVVDRSGHSLSVLNYKGDLLPLFPLESIHRLEHFVFRDDDILISAYPKSGTHWVWEMVRMLKTGQTDGLPLVEKDDYMIELDVTDIATMPSPRILTTHVLFRQLPGLRSSKCKIIFINRNPRDVAVSFYNHHVKLKDYYHYDGSWEDYFHLFLHGQVDYGSWFDYTRDWERVLPENPHVDVLTVFYEDMKENPAAEVTRISQFLGLNHERAFIQSVCDKCDFASMRQRKGKLDATSDGEPIMYRKGEVGDWQNWFTAEQVALMDEVCKSKMANSAFKFRYE, from the exons ATGACGGAGGAGAAGGTGGTGGACAGGAGCGGTCATTCCCTGTCCGTCCTCAACTACAAGGGAGACCTCCTCCCCCTCTTTCCGCTGGAGTCCATCCACCGTCTGGAACATTTCGTCTTCAGAGATGACGACATCCTTATATCTGCCTATCCAAAGTCAG GAACTCACTGGGTGTGGGAAATGGTGCGCATGCTGAAGACAGGCCAGACTGACGGCCTCCCTTTGGTGGAGAAAGACGACTACATGATAGAGCTGGACGTCACAGACATTGCCACCATGCCTTCTCCCAGAATTCTCACCACCCACGTGCTCTTCCGCCAGCTTCCGGGCCTGCGCAGTTCCAAGTGCAAGATCATCTTCATCAATCGAAATCCCCGGGACGTTGCCGTGTCTTTTTACAACCACCACGTCAAGCTCAAGGATTATTATCACTACGACGGGTCGTGGGAGGACTACTTCCATCTTTTCCTCCatggacagg TGGACTATGGATCATGGTTTGACTACACCCGAGACTGGGAACGTGTCCTACCTGAGAACCCTCACGTCGACGTCCTTACTGTCTTCTACGAGGACATGAAAGAG AATCCTGCAGCAGAAGTGACGAGAATCTCGCAGTTCCTCGGGCTGAATCACGAGCGTGCCTTCATCCAATCAGTGTGTGACAAGTGTGACTTCGCCAGCATGCGACAGAGGAAAGGGAAACTTGACGCCACGTCTGACGGGGAACCCATCATGTACAGAAAAG GCGAGGTTGGTGACTGGCAGAACTGGTTCACAGCAGAGCAAGTCGCTCTAATGGATGAGGTTTGCAAAAGCAAGATGGCAAACTCAGCCTTCAAATTCCGCTATGAGTGA